A single Acidobacteriota bacterium DNA region contains:
- a CDS encoding MG2 domain-containing protein, whose translation MKRLVPLLGMLFCTAGFAWWKTPAPLQVDVDSLRVDVGELSEGLVIQAELRGPAPQGDPLRFQAWLLESNGATLFHGSTAAEPGRPIRMRADAARSLLELEKLHTYRLRYQLTDPVSGQALDEDYLSLHHLVPAYFQLRSHYLPEAAGEGCRLQVSAYHPFLKHPVAGVDLTLRLTSPGPAKTMTSRTGPGGVAVLQVSMPEGGTRGFELTGSYRGFERRVKGHLYHAGGSAFLGLVLEKQLFRPGQTVRASLHLLDPSGKDVAGRTVRLTATNPGGAEIHRSESQTSAWGIAAAQFQLPPEAPAGFYWVKVECTDKTLSCPPGDYRFQVQSHQAPSFLVDIETDRPFYQPGQTPVVSVQAVSPSGRPLRSGLVRIESLSWVTRSDLPRMAVEADLKPDGTAQVALDLSGLEVGTYRDVELAATVSGARGGGRAEKRFKIRIARYPIQPRLLSNAPRDGAIYFSTHTAVGKPVACKVLIRDLRSGETVEARTNRHGYGKSPSPAAPDSVSQVSLKAECGQGMIGVEDEADIYPSGEACEVTACVEEEGSVRLRVPRSLFRPGQDLAASIEAEPAAVPLVIDVIAEDRVLSSHEVERPLGRAEVRIPYRPELAGIVAMNAFDPLTGDQSTARVWYLPGQALRVDIVADDPATWEDGQAGLNLQVLDALGNGRQAALTVSVVDETRGEGPGGNEVDSEPWDLTEPLRSLGPGDKIPSELDLAAEAWLASYTCYGRHYRQESFSPPPEPPQTVFADQMRRAISAVAEAAGANAVLQAPEGEQAGFRDWLAISKSDADLRDPWNQPFYAECAGVWDQVMVTLHSSGPDRIRGNSDDFEAGSHRWDYLGSRRDRIEELMIQHLEENLLPLTDIRGVMRTLARQGVDLRTWRDPCGESLHFALGGSGGKQWVLVSTKEPLRDRYDDITHVRRLAVAHAEWDYARPLATRLQDVADQYRGESGQPIPDEIAFRRALREEGIEAERLRDQYGHRLDLETRLNARGMEIALISPGRDGERQAGVFSDDFALWSTPLQDFSASWRPRMVEALKEAHQVSGEIPLRAEVLWRILGSKDLSRSSLRDPWGRRLHARWDLRAFGAFEHGRRGGSTPNRGETALALIRVLSAGNDGKADTVDDIALVRLAARLQLPPEGSIAQIEKRAQSLPGEYLFDRYLLQGTVLDPSGAVVPGAEVVAVGRGGVEASTLTNDEGRYTFRLAAGVYSIKGQLTGFRTTLITDVAVGDAASVDLNIELQLGLPSEILTTSAANAREWTAQGPGNRSTAGQPRSNPPPSQGNLPETLFWSHQLITDDQGRARLEFPLPERTTVWRVSVEASTRTGQAGSCRKVSRASEKAKR comes from the coding sequence GTGAAAAGGCTCGTGCCATTACTGGGGATGCTTTTTTGCACGGCCGGCTTCGCCTGGTGGAAGACGCCGGCCCCTCTCCAGGTCGACGTGGACAGCCTGAGAGTAGACGTGGGCGAACTTTCCGAGGGCCTGGTGATCCAAGCTGAGTTGAGAGGCCCAGCCCCTCAAGGCGATCCTTTACGTTTTCAAGCCTGGCTGCTGGAGAGCAACGGAGCCACGCTTTTTCATGGCTCGACGGCGGCAGAGCCGGGCCGGCCCATCCGCATGAGAGCTGACGCCGCCCGATCCTTACTGGAGCTGGAGAAACTTCACACCTACCGCCTCCGCTACCAGCTCACCGATCCTGTTTCGGGCCAGGCCCTTGATGAAGACTATCTGAGCCTGCATCACCTGGTGCCGGCTTATTTCCAGCTCCGCTCCCACTACCTTCCCGAGGCCGCGGGTGAAGGGTGCCGCCTTCAGGTCTCGGCATACCATCCCTTCCTCAAGCATCCCGTGGCGGGCGTCGATCTGACCCTACGCCTCACCTCGCCGGGTCCGGCCAAGACCATGACGTCCCGCACCGGTCCCGGGGGCGTTGCCGTCCTCCAAGTGAGCATGCCCGAAGGAGGTACTCGCGGGTTCGAGTTGACGGGAAGCTACAGAGGTTTCGAACGCAGAGTCAAGGGACACCTGTATCACGCCGGCGGGAGCGCGTTCCTGGGCCTGGTCCTGGAGAAGCAGCTTTTCCGACCGGGCCAAACGGTGAGGGCGTCCCTACACCTGCTTGACCCGTCCGGGAAGGATGTGGCGGGCCGCACTGTCCGCCTCACGGCCACAAACCCTGGAGGCGCTGAGATCCACCGGTCCGAGTCTCAGACCTCGGCCTGGGGGATCGCGGCTGCTCAGTTCCAATTGCCGCCAGAGGCTCCTGCCGGCTTCTACTGGGTGAAGGTCGAATGCACGGACAAGACCCTGAGCTGTCCTCCCGGGGACTACCGATTCCAGGTTCAATCCCATCAAGCACCCTCATTTCTGGTCGACATCGAAACCGACCGTCCCTTCTACCAGCCGGGACAGACCCCCGTAGTGAGCGTCCAAGCCGTTTCCCCTTCAGGGCGTCCGTTGCGAAGCGGACTTGTCAGAATCGAAAGCTTGTCCTGGGTCACCCGCAGTGACCTGCCCAGGATGGCTGTCGAGGCCGATCTAAAACCCGACGGGACGGCTCAAGTGGCTCTCGATCTGTCGGGACTCGAGGTCGGTACCTACCGAGATGTCGAATTGGCGGCAACCGTTAGCGGTGCCCGCGGCGGAGGGAGAGCAGAGAAGCGTTTCAAGATTCGAATCGCCCGCTATCCCATCCAGCCCCGCCTCCTCTCCAATGCGCCTAGAGATGGTGCGATCTACTTCTCGACCCACACCGCCGTCGGCAAGCCCGTCGCCTGCAAGGTCCTGATCCGGGACCTGAGAAGCGGGGAGACGGTCGAGGCCCGGACGAACCGCCATGGATACGGCAAGAGCCCAAGCCCCGCGGCTCCTGACAGCGTCAGCCAGGTTTCTCTAAAGGCGGAATGCGGACAAGGAATGATAGGGGTCGAGGACGAGGCCGACATCTACCCAAGCGGGGAAGCCTGCGAAGTTACGGCCTGCGTGGAGGAGGAGGGAAGCGTCAGGTTGCGAGTGCCCCGATCCCTTTTCCGTCCGGGCCAAGACCTTGCCGCGAGCATTGAGGCCGAGCCCGCGGCCGTTCCCCTGGTGATCGATGTCATTGCTGAGGATCGAGTGTTGAGCTCACATGAGGTCGAACGCCCTCTGGGGAGAGCCGAGGTCCGTATCCCTTATCGTCCGGAACTGGCAGGCATCGTGGCCATGAACGCCTTCGATCCGCTCACCGGGGACCAGTCGACCGCGCGGGTTTGGTATCTGCCCGGACAGGCTCTGCGCGTCGATATCGTTGCCGATGATCCCGCCACCTGGGAAGATGGACAGGCCGGCCTGAATCTGCAGGTCCTGGACGCGCTTGGAAACGGACGCCAAGCCGCCCTGACCGTGAGCGTGGTCGACGAGACAAGAGGCGAGGGTCCTGGCGGGAATGAAGTCGACTCGGAGCCTTGGGACTTAACCGAGCCCTTGCGAAGCCTCGGCCCGGGCGACAAGATACCTTCCGAACTGGACTTGGCGGCCGAGGCGTGGCTGGCCAGCTATACCTGCTACGGCCGGCATTATCGCCAAGAGAGTTTCAGTCCGCCCCCGGAGCCTCCTCAGACTGTCTTTGCCGATCAGATGCGCCGGGCAATCAGTGCCGTTGCCGAGGCTGCCGGCGCGAATGCGGTTCTGCAGGCGCCCGAGGGGGAGCAAGCCGGATTCCGCGATTGGCTGGCTATCTCGAAGAGCGACGCCGATTTACGCGATCCCTGGAATCAGCCCTTCTACGCAGAGTGCGCCGGTGTTTGGGATCAGGTCATGGTAACCTTGCATTCCTCGGGTCCCGACCGCATCCGCGGCAACTCCGACGACTTTGAGGCCGGTTCCCATCGTTGGGACTATCTGGGCTCCCGCAGGGACCGCATCGAAGAGCTGATGATTCAGCATCTCGAGGAGAATCTGCTGCCCCTGACGGACATCCGGGGGGTAATGAGGACGTTGGCCCGCCAGGGGGTGGACCTGCGGACTTGGAGGGACCCCTGCGGAGAGAGTCTTCATTTTGCCCTGGGCGGTTCGGGAGGTAAGCAGTGGGTGCTTGTCAGCACGAAGGAACCTCTCCGGGACCGATACGATGACATCACCCATGTCCGCCGATTGGCTGTGGCTCACGCCGAGTGGGATTACGCTCGCCCCCTGGCAACCCGCCTGCAGGACGTGGCCGACCAATATCGGGGGGAGTCCGGCCAACCGATCCCCGACGAAATCGCCTTCCGTCGGGCACTGCGAGAGGAGGGGATCGAGGCGGAGCGCCTTCGAGACCAATACGGCCACAGGCTCGATCTTGAAACCCGTCTCAACGCCCGGGGAATGGAGATCGCTCTGATCAGCCCGGGTCGGGACGGCGAGCGCCAGGCCGGCGTGTTCAGCGACGACTTTGCTCTCTGGAGCACTCCGCTGCAAGACTTCTCCGCCTCCTGGCGTCCCCGCATGGTGGAGGCGCTCAAGGAAGCCCATCAGGTCAGCGGAGAGATCCCTCTCAGGGCTGAGGTCCTCTGGCGCATTCTCGGAAGCAAGGATCTCAGCCGCAGCAGCCTGCGTGATCCCTGGGGACGCCGCCTCCATGCCCGATGGGACCTGCGCGCCTTTGGCGCTTTCGAACATGGCCGCCGAGGCGGCTCTACACCCAACCGTGGCGAGACGGCCTTGGCTCTCATCCGTGTGCTGAGCGCCGGAAACGACGGCAAAGCGGACACGGTTGACGATATCGCTCTGGTGCGTCTGGCGGCCCGGCTGCAGTTGCCCCCTGAGGGCTCCATCGCCCAAATCGAGAAGAGGGCGCAGAGCCTACCGGGAGAATATCTCTTCGACCGTTATCTGCTGCAAGGAACTGTCCTTGACCCGAGCGGCGCCGTCGTACCGGGTGCAGAGGTGGTGGCGGTCGGCAGGGGCGGTGTGGAGGCCTCTACGCTCACCAACGATGAAGGGCGGTACACTTTCCGCCTGGCGGCCGGAGTCTACTCCATCAAAGGGCAATTGACCGGTTTCCGCACAACCCTGATTACCGATGTCGCAGTGGGTGATGCGGCCAGCGTGGATCTGAACATCGAACTTCAACTGGGTCTGCCTTCAGAAATACTGACGACGTCGGCCGCAAACGCCAGGGAGTGGACCGCGCAGGGGCCGGGAAACCGGTCCACCGCCGGCCAGCCTCGGTCGAACCCTCCCCCTTCGCAAGGGAATTTGCCCGAGACGCTCTTTTGGAGCCATCAGTTGATCACCGATGACCAAGGACGCGCCCGCCTGGAGTTTCCGCTGCCGGAGAGAACTACCGTCTGGAGGGTCAGCGTCGAGGCGTCAACGCGGACGGGACAAGCAGGTTCCTGCAGAAAGGTCTCACGAGCCTCGGAAAAGGCGAAACGATGA
- a CDS encoding glycosyltransferase family 2 protein, with translation MNLLSWALFILCWLSLFEALHSLRGGFSFRRFLRSQASAPAPSDPAPASLIVPCRGLDPGFRRNLAAFFRQDHPDYQLLLVTDSRRDASVAVLRELMAEHPHLPCRLVISGTARGRSQKVHNLLAALQYLRPGDQVLAFGDSDIRPAADWLRRLLGPLEEDFCAASTGFRWYVPQEGGAASLLRSVWNAGSLSLLTERNAPFAWGGAMAVTRSQFHKLDVERRWQRALSDDYALSEAVRACSSRSGRGICFQPHCISLSLEDCTWSELLEFIYRQMVITRVYHPLLWKLALLGQSINVLSLWGSAVMLIGMAAAGSAFPAFTPLWLSLLGAIYGLGVGKAWLRLLGLESLLPSHAVRRRWAYLLLGPLAALLTLQGLLRSAFSRDITWRGIRYRLHSPEETEVLS, from the coding sequence ATGAACCTCCTTTCCTGGGCCCTTTTCATCCTCTGCTGGCTCTCGCTCTTTGAGGCGCTTCACTCCCTGCGGGGCGGTTTTTCCTTTCGCCGCTTCCTGCGCAGCCAGGCGTCAGCGCCCGCGCCGTCCGATCCTGCGCCTGCATCGCTGATCGTCCCCTGCCGCGGACTCGACCCGGGATTCCGCCGCAATCTTGCAGCCTTCTTCCGTCAGGACCATCCCGATTACCAATTGCTGCTGGTGACCGACAGCCGACGGGACGCCAGCGTCGCCGTGTTGCGCGAACTGATGGCCGAACACCCCCATCTCCCCTGCCGCCTGGTGATCTCGGGAACCGCACGCGGACGCTCCCAGAAGGTTCATAACCTGCTGGCGGCTCTTCAATACCTGCGTCCCGGCGACCAGGTCCTGGCCTTCGGCGACTCCGATATCCGGCCGGCTGCGGACTGGCTGCGGCGTCTGCTGGGACCCCTCGAGGAGGACTTCTGCGCCGCCTCCACCGGTTTCCGCTGGTATGTGCCGCAAGAAGGCGGAGCCGCCTCGCTCCTGCGCTCGGTTTGGAACGCCGGCAGCCTCTCCCTGCTGACGGAAAGGAATGCTCCCTTCGCCTGGGGCGGGGCCATGGCCGTCACCCGCAGTCAGTTCCATAAGCTGGACGTTGAGCGCCGTTGGCAGCGGGCGCTCAGCGACGACTACGCTCTCTCCGAGGCTGTGCGCGCCTGCTCCTCCCGCAGCGGACGGGGAATCTGCTTTCAGCCGCACTGCATCAGCCTCTCGCTGGAAGACTGCACCTGGAGCGAACTGCTGGAGTTCATCTACCGCCAGATGGTCATTACCCGCGTCTACCATCCCTTGCTCTGGAAACTGGCCCTGCTGGGACAGAGCATCAATGTCCTCAGCCTGTGGGGCAGCGCCGTGATGTTGATTGGAATGGCTGCGGCAGGGAGCGCCTTCCCCGCTTTCACGCCCCTCTGGCTATCCCTGCTGGGCGCCATCTACGGCCTGGGCGTGGGCAAGGCCTGGCTGCGTCTGCTGGGCCTGGAATCGCTCCTGCCGTCTCACGCCGTCCGCCGCCGCTGGGCCTACTTGCTGCTGGGCCCCCTGGCCGCTTTGCTCACCCTGCAAGGGCTGCTGCGCTCGGCCTTCAGCCGCGACATCACCTGGAGAGGCATACGCTACCGCCTCCATTCCCCTGAAGAGACTGAAGTGCTCAGTTGA